A region from the Aegilops tauschii subsp. strangulata cultivar AL8/78 chromosome 5, Aet v6.0, whole genome shotgun sequence genome encodes:
- the LOC109779149 gene encoding BTB/POZ and MATH domain-containing protein 1-like: MKTCKTVSTCTPLEEAQGTHMFDILGYSKHRGMGHDRDSYIRSGFFTVGGHNWAISFFPDGFSGYGQDYISVYLVLVSHRTKVRASCDMRLVDQYTGCSFSVHNIGPRIFNPADTTRVAPQTPCFIRRDEIEGSAYLRDDRLTIECVVTVFKKPHVSETKPFRVIDMPPADMTEHVAKLLEEKKGFDVSFIVGGGTIEAHRFVLAMQSPVFKAELYGSMREARPGQCITIKDIGEDTEMVRLLLVAADRYAMDRLKLVCQSILCEDLNKDTVATTLALADQHNCLQLKDACLQFIELSGFKDLKATCPSFIEDLLKKRRKVS; the protein is encoded by the exons ATGAAGACATGTAAGACGGTGTCCACGTGCACCCCACTTGAGGAGGCTCAAGGCACACATATGTTTGATATCTTGGGTTACAGCAAGCACAGGGGCATGGGCCACGACCGCGACAGCTATATTCGGTCCGGGTTTTTCACCGTCGGCGGCCACAACTGGGCCATCTCCTTCTTCCCTGATGGTTTCAGTGGATATGGCCAAGATTACATCTCAGTTTATCTCGTGCTTGTGAGCCACAGAACTAAAGTCCGGGCATCCTGCGACATGAGGCTGGTGGACCAGTACACCGGATGCTCGTTTTCAGTGCATAACATAGGACCTAGGATTTTCAATCCCGCTGATACTACTAGGGTTGCTCCACAGACTCCTTGTTTCATAAGGCGGGACGAGATCGAGGGATCTGCATACCTTAGGGATGATCGCCTCACGATTGAATGCGTTGTCACTGTCTTCAAGAAGCCACATGTTAGTGAAACCAAACCGTTCCGCGTAATCGACATGCCACCAGCTGACATGACTGAGCATGTTGCCAAGCTGCTCGAAGAAAAGAAGGGATTTGATGTCAgtttcattgttggaggagggacCATTGAAGCGCATAGGTTTGTTCTCGCTATGCAATCGCCTGTTTTTAAAGCAGAGCTCTATGGGTCAATGCGGGAGGCAAGGCCGGGGCAGTGCATAACCATCAAGGACAT CGGTGAGGATACTGAGATGGTCCGGCTTTTACTAGTGGCTGCTGACAGATATGCAATGGATAGACTCAAGTTGGTTTGCCAAAGCATCCTTTGTGAGGATCTGAACAAGGACACCGTAGCAACCACATTGGCTTTAGCTGACCAACATAACTGCCTCCAGCTTAAGGATGCTTGCCTTCAGTTTATCGAATTATCGGGTTTCAAGGATCTCAAAGCGACTTGCCCATCTTTCATAGAGGACCtattgaagaagagaagaaaagTTTCATGA